One part of the Nostoc sp. PCC 7120 = FACHB-418 genome encodes these proteins:
- a CDS encoding serine/threonine protein kinase, producing the protein MLAGKILQGGKYTLIQEVGRGGFGITFKATHHYLGHEVVMKTINERLRQHPDFAKFERQFQDEARRLATCIHPNIVRVSDFFVEDGLPYMVMEYIPGETLGDAFVLPAIPLPEETAIHYIRQIGAALQVVHNNGLLHRDVKPDNIILRQGTQEVVLIDFGIAREFNSGVRQTHTGLVSEGYAPIEQYLTQAPRTPATDVYGLAATLYALLTGQVPLPALLRDREQMPAPRELQPHLSAAVNQAVMRGMAVESRFRPPTVAEWLQLLPGSGVNLPIHALPTHVVPTIDLSVHLQEKFSGAKTSGSGKKPSPLKNLALIAQKSGTSQVFLGVIIAVVAAAAGFSATSLFSRSWTQPSAKPLFEERPMVPVGGKPQVDSSQERDNTRQNSQNYSASETTPVSPSRRRRRNLTNQPSESSNPNSNSSEQSPQPNTGESQRRNYEQPGLSPNTSSTPSLVEKLREIRSSRTAKPANTTDTSPPSSTQNSTTPVEPPANSIVVPVQPAEPKNSDSSVVVPTVEVKQNSSTDSQIPAPSQKNEKFPENTQINN; encoded by the coding sequence ATGTTAGCAGGCAAAATTTTACAGGGTGGAAAATACACCCTCATCCAAGAAGTAGGACGTGGTGGCTTTGGCATTACGTTTAAGGCTACTCATCATTACTTAGGACATGAGGTAGTGATGAAAACCATCAACGAACGACTACGCCAACACCCTGATTTTGCAAAGTTCGAGCGTCAGTTCCAAGATGAAGCCAGAAGACTCGCCACTTGTATCCATCCTAATATTGTCAGGGTAAGTGATTTTTTTGTTGAGGATGGATTACCTTACATGGTAATGGAGTATATCCCTGGAGAAACCTTAGGAGATGCTTTTGTTTTACCGGCCATACCTTTACCAGAAGAAACTGCAATTCATTACATCCGCCAAATTGGGGCAGCATTGCAGGTAGTACACAACAATGGTTTGCTGCACCGGGATGTTAAACCAGATAATATCATCCTCCGTCAAGGTACACAGGAGGTAGTGCTGATTGATTTTGGCATTGCCCGTGAATTTAATAGCGGTGTGCGTCAAACTCACACAGGGCTAGTATCTGAGGGCTACGCCCCCATCGAACAATATTTAACTCAAGCACCGCGCACACCCGCCACCGATGTTTATGGTTTAGCGGCAACTTTGTATGCACTGTTAACAGGACAAGTCCCCTTACCAGCATTATTGCGCGATCGCGAACAAATGCCAGCCCCCCGTGAACTACAACCCCACCTCAGTGCAGCCGTAAATCAAGCTGTCATGCGGGGTATGGCCGTAGAATCTCGCTTCCGTCCACCAACGGTTGCGGAATGGCTACAACTACTACCAGGTAGTGGCGTAAATTTGCCAATTCACGCATTACCTACTCATGTAGTGCCAACCATTGATTTGTCTGTGCATCTGCAAGAAAAGTTTTCTGGTGCCAAAACATCCGGTAGTGGTAAAAAACCATCACCCCTGAAAAATCTTGCCTTAATAGCTCAAAAGTCTGGCACTTCTCAAGTCTTCCTGGGTGTCATCATAGCTGTGGTTGCTGCCGCCGCCGGATTTAGTGCCACCAGCCTGTTTTCCCGCTCTTGGACACAGCCGTCGGCAAAACCCCTGTTTGAAGAACGCCCAATGGTACCAGTAGGAGGGAAACCTCAAGTTGATTCTAGTCAAGAGCGAGATAATACGAGACAAAACTCTCAAAATTATTCCGCAAGCGAAACTACACCTGTATCCCCTTCTAGAAGACGCAGGCGTAATCTAACTAACCAACCAAGCGAATCTTCCAATCCCAACAGCAATTCTTCAGAACAATCACCACAACCAAATACAGGAGAATCACAGCGCCGCAATTATGAACAACCAGGGCTGTCACCTAATACATCCTCCACACCATCCCTCGTAGAAAAATTGCGAGAAATCCGTTCATCTCGCACAGCCAAACCAGCCAACACTACAGATACTAGTCCACCGTCCTCAACTCAAAATTCCACCACACCAGTTGAGCCGCCAGCAAATTCTATAGTTGTGCCGGTACAACCCGCAGAGCCAAAAAATTCAGATTCTTCTGTGGTAGTTCCCACAGTGGAAGTAAAGCAAAATTCCTCTACTGATAGTCAAATTCCAGCACCGTCACAGAAAAACGAAAAATTTCCTGAGAATACACAAATTAACAATTAA
- a CDS encoding class I SAM-dependent methyltransferase, with translation MSQKSSQSHLSTSQNPYTDNINRSDKWQQRVAQVAYRFNQQYQNQSLELPAEVQEMPIYREWISGILAGKIASPFWEMAQPQKNQHCLDIGCGVSFLIYPWRDWQAFFYGQDVSNVARDTLNSRGSQLNSKLFKGVELGAAHQLKYTLSYFDLAIATGFSCYFPLEYWTSVLQAVKRVLKPDGHFVFDILNAAHPQAEDWAVLETYLGAEVFLEPVTEWEKIINAAGAKVVGRQPGEFFDLYKLRF, from the coding sequence ATGTCTCAAAAGTCGTCTCAAAGCCATCTGTCTACTTCACAAAATCCTTACACAGACAACATCAATCGTTCAGATAAATGGCAACAAAGGGTAGCACAGGTAGCATATCGCTTTAACCAACAGTATCAAAATCAATCCTTAGAACTACCAGCAGAAGTACAGGAAATGCCGATTTATCGAGAATGGATTTCTGGCATATTGGCAGGAAAGATTGCTTCTCCTTTCTGGGAAATGGCCCAACCCCAAAAAAATCAGCACTGTTTAGATATTGGTTGTGGAGTTAGTTTTTTGATTTATCCTTGGCGAGATTGGCAAGCATTTTTTTATGGGCAAGATGTAAGCAATGTAGCGCGAGATACCCTCAATTCTCGTGGTTCCCAGTTGAACTCCAAGTTATTCAAAGGCGTGGAATTAGGGGCAGCCCATCAGTTAAAATACACATTGTCTTATTTTGATCTAGCGATCGCTACAGGATTCAGTTGCTATTTTCCCCTGGAATATTGGACATCTGTGTTACAAGCCGTGAAGCGTGTACTCAAACCAGATGGACATTTTGTTTTTGATATCCTCAACGCTGCACACCCTCAAGCTGAAGATTGGGCGGTGTTGGAAACTTACTTGGGCGCGGAAGTGTTTCTAGAACCTGTCACCGAGTGGGAAAAAATAATTAACGCGGCTGGTGCTAAAGTAGTTGGACGACAACCAGGGGAGTTCTTTGATTTGTACAAGCTACGGTTTTAA